In Jaculus jaculus isolate mJacJac1 chromosome 2, mJacJac1.mat.Y.cur, whole genome shotgun sequence, the genomic window catggcaatctgtgggtccctgggtcctcCAGGCTGGGGCCCAGCCACAGTTCCCCCAAAGGCgtcccaggcaaccatggtggTGAGTGCACAAGAATCACTCTcaggagacagtctctgtgaacagctcggtctaatcaatagggaaatgggttttagAAGCAGTTGAGAGTCCTAAGAGGACTGGATGtgcaaggttgcttgctgatgcctaattagcatatgcagacatacattccagcacataggcaatggtatATGgttcagggggatgggctgtgcaaaggttgtTCTTATTTCCTTTAAACAATATATGTgcgtgtgtttatgtatgtgtgtgtgtgtgtgtgtgtgtgtgtgtgtgtgtatatatatatatatatatttttttttttttaggtagggcctcactctagcccaggctgacctggattctgtacttccaggctggactcaaactcacagtgatcctcctacctatgcctcctcagtgctgggattaaaggcatgtgccatcatgcctagcaacagtatctttttttatttaaagattttatttttatttttatctatttattagagacagagagagggagaggagagagtgagaatgggtgtgccagggcctctagccactgcaaacaaactccagacacacacaccaccatgtgcatctggcttacatgggacctggagaatcgaaccagggtccttaggctccacaggcatgcactttaactgctaatccatctctcaatcccaacagtatatatatatatatattttaagtattcctatttatttatttgcaagcagagagacagacagagaatgggtacaccagggctcctagccactgcaaacaaactccagacacatgcccttttgctcatctggctttaactgggtatggggaatcaaactcaggtcattaggttttgtagacaagcaccttaaccactgagcaatctccctagccctaaacagtatcttttctttttcaaagtagagtctcgctctagcccaggctgacctggaattagtctcagggtagccttggactcacagtgattcgcctacctctgcctcccaagggctgggattaatggcatgtgccatcacacccatctTAAACAGTATCTTTACTGAACCTGGACCTCCCATTGTCTTAGACTGGCTAACTAGTGAGTCCCATTGagtcttctcctgtctctgccctacTTAGTGCTGAGATGTGACAAGAAACATTTAAAGgacaatttttctaaatatttatatttttatgtgagagagaggagaaagagacagatagagaatgggtgttcagggcctccagccactgtaaacaaactccagacacatgttcccccttgtgcatctggcttatgtgggtcctgaggagttgaacctgggtcctttgtctttgcaggcaaaagccttaacagctcagccacctctccagctcaaaggacaattttttttttctttttgtttttcaaggtagggtctcactctagcctaggctgaccaggaattcactatgtagtctcaggctggccttgaactcatgataatctacctacctctgcctctcaagtgctgggattaaaggcatgtgtcaccacacctggctaaaggacaattttaaaaggaaacactgggtgggagaaatggctcagtagttaatgcatttgcctgcaaagcctaatgactggggtttgattccctggttacccatgtaaaaccagatgcactaagagACACATACATTCGgatttcctctgcagtggctagaggccctgatgagcccattcattctctccctacctccctctctctctctctgtctcttttttctttctgtgtgcaaataaatctaaaaaaaatttttttctcaatttttattaacattttccatgattataaaaagtatcccatggtaataccttccccccctttcccctttgaaattccattctccatcatattccctccccatttaaaaaaaaaaaaaagccgggcgtggtggagcacgcctttaatcccagcacttgggaggcagaagtaggaggatcactgtgagtttgaggccaccctgagactacatagtgagttccaagtcaacctgagctagagtgagaccctacctcaaaaccttcACCCCCCAGAAAAGGGAAATACAAagccatgatggcacacacctttaaatccagcactctacagaggtaagaggatggccttgatttagagtgagatcctatctggaaaaaacttaaaaaaaaaaaaaaaggaaatgcacaATGATTATTTATACCTGAAAAGGTAGGAACTGCTGACTATGGTGGTTGTGGGGTTGTAACCAGCACAAGCATCATGTGAGGAGTGCCAATCCACACGGtggaaggaagacagaaaccCTCCCAGAGGCCCACAAAACTTCATGCCCAATGCAAAGCATGCAagttcatgcatgcacacaaggtggcgcacacatctggagttaagtttcagtggctggaggccctgatatgccaattttctctctccctcccctcttgcTTGCTCTGtggcataaaaaaaaattaaacatgaacctaggatttggggttcaaggactttcatgAACCCCTAGCACTCCATTACAaattcatgatgattctcctatttctgcctcccaagtgctgggattaaaggtgtgtgctaccatacctgacccaaagcttttattaaaaaaaaaaaaaaaaaaaaaaaggcaggtccaggaagattgctcagtggttaaaagcaattGTTAAGCAAACCTTTACCACAGGAGTTCGGatgcccagaatccatgtaaagctggacacagtagagcacatgtctgtaacccctggGTACCTCAGaacaagatgggaggtggagccaggagaaccccAGAAGCTTATAGGCCAGCTAGCCCGGTGGACACAACAATAAGCAAGAAaccttgcttcaaacaaggtgaagGTGAGGATTAGCACCCCATTGCCCCGTGACCTACATACAAgcaccatggtgcacatgtgcccccccacacacacacacagaaaggaaaaggaaagaaaacaaacaagacttTTGGTCAAGATGGTGGACTGTTAACCAGGCTAGCCTCTGGGGGTGccagaactgaggacaaccaaaatctatcaacatgataagaaaagagctggagaaatggcttagcggttatgcacttgcctgtaaaacctaaggatctcggtttgaggttcgcttccccaggacccacactagccagatgcacaaagaggcacatgtgtctgcagttcatttgcagtggctggaggccctggcgtgcccattctctccctctttctctgtcaaataaataaacaaaaattaaaaattaaaaaaaaaacaaaacttcatgCCCAGTGCCTGATCCCTCCACATCAACTCACCATCACCATAGAATGTCCCAGATCTATGGACCTCCTGATTCACGTCAGAATTGCTGGCCTCACAAGCAGATGAAGGTTTATAACTAGATGGACCTGAATCAGTCCTCAAGAATGAAGGAAGATACCAGCCAGGACCTCCTCTTGTGAACCATGCATGGGCCAGGCTTCCTTTCTGGGTGCACTCAAGGGGCATCACCAGCGTACACCTCACCTCAGAAGACCATACGACTACATTCTGGGAGCCCACAGCATGTGTGTACAACAAGGTTTGTAATCTGTTATACTCCTCCAAtctctgtggctctccctctGGTTCTATTCTGGGCTCACCCAGAACCCTTCACTCTGCCCCAGCTGTGGCAGAAGTTCCTCCTTGATTCCTTGATGCTCCTCGATTCCTGCCAGTCCTAGCTCATGCACCAACCTCCTGGCTCCCTTGTGGTTTAAACAGGTGCCCACAGGATGTCTTCCCTTTCAGAATGCTATGCATGGTCTGGTGGACATCCCAAGTTCTGACTACAAGCCTCTCCTACTACCAGGGTGccacctccctccttctgtcatgACTTCACTTGCAGACACAGCTCACTCAAATGGGGATTGAGATGACTTTCTGTTCCACCACAGATAGCTTCCTGCTGGGCGGCCCCTTCTCTGCCTCCATTCCTTCACCTCACTTTCTCCAAGATATTTTGTCTCCGTCCTCTATCTGACCTCTTAAGAACTTTGCAGAGCCCAAACCTCTGCAATCAGGAGCAGCCACACCGCTGAAAGCAGGGCCATTCAGATCccccattttatcttatttaatttatttaactcGTTTTGCTGATGTtgttgtgtttttcgaggtagggtctcactctagcccaggctgacctggaattgactatgtaatctcagggtggcctccaactcacagcgatcttcctacttctgcctcccgagtgctggaattaaagatgtgtgtcaccacgcccggcttcagatcCCCCAGATGACCATGCACAAGCACCAGGTTCCCTACATTGGCACATCCATCTTCCGCGTCCACCTCCAGCCAAGCACCATCCAGAGAGCCCCTCAACCTGCACCGCAGATCCTGCTTGGAATCCCGACTCTGCGGCTCTAGCCAAATCCCTCCCACTTCTCTGGCTCGCCGCCGCCGCCCAGCCGACAGCCCTGCCATCACGCTAACTCCGGTGAAATCCGTAGCCTAAGGGCCCCACCAGACTCCCGCGCAGAGCGGAACACGAGAAGAAAACTACATGTTCCGGCGTGCACCGCACCGGAAGGAGCCGCTGCTCTGGCCCCGCCCCGGAAGATAAAGTTGCTCGCCAGCGTCCTTTTCCCTCTTCCGGCGAGCTCGGCAGCAGGTACGTATGCTGTGAGGCGCTGTGGCCTCAGGACCATCCGCCTCCATCCGCGGGCGCCCGGCGGTGTCGGCCGCCCGGGGTTGCCCGTGCCGCTTGGTCCTCTCTCCTGGGAGGTGGAGGCGAGGATTCGGGCTCGGAGCGGCGCACGGGCGGCGGGGCCGGGCTTCCCGGACGCCGAACGTGCTCTCTTTCCAGATCCAGCACCATGGGCCGCGTGATTCGTGGGCAGAGGAAGGGCGCGGGTTCCGTGTTCCGCGCTCACGTGAAGCACCGCAAGGGCGCCGCGCGGCTGCGCGCCGTGGACTTCGCCGAGCGGCATGGCTACATCAAAGGCATTGTGAAGGTGCGGGGCCGGCGGAGGAAACGGGGGTGAGGGTCCTGGTCGAGACCCTACTCATGCCATTGTGGCCCACAGGACATCATTCACGACCCGGGCCGCGGCGCTCCCCTCGCGAAGGTGGTCTTCCGGGACCCGTACCGGTTTAAGAAGCGGACAGAGCTGTTCATCGCTGCGGAGGGCATCCACACGGGGCAGTTCGTGTACTGTGGCAAGAAAGGTGAGTGTCGCGGCGGGAAGGGTGTGGAGACTCGGCTGGAAGAAGCCCCACTAACCCGCAGGGCCGAAGGGGGTGACTCCTGAATGTGCTGTCGACGAGGGCACGCCTGGGAGAGTGGGGTCACCTTAGTCCCTGACTTCCTGTTTTCACTGCGCCTCTGACAGCCCAGCTCAATATCGGCAATGTTCTTCCTGTGGGCACCATGCCGGAAGGCACTATTGTGTGCTGTCTGGAGGAGAAGCCTGGGGACCGGGGCAAACTGGCCCGAGCGTCTGGGAACTATGCCACAGTCATCTCCCACAACCCCGAGACCAAGAAGACCCGAGTGAAACTGCCTTCCGGTTCCAAGAAGGTTATTTCTTCTGCCAACAGAGCTGTAGTCGGTGAGTGGAGGGCGGTGAACGCAAGACTGGGCCGGCATATGAACTGCCACCAGCTAGACCTGCGTCCCTGAAGTGGATTGGCTGTTTCCTTTAGAACAAGGATAACTTTTAAGGAACCTGTACCACGAATAGTGGATACCATTAATTGTTTTATTGTGGACTTGGTTTAGAAGGTTAAGTCCCCTGGGATTACTGAATCCTTCACTTGTATCCAGTtggggcttattttattttattcatttatttatttatttgaaagaccaagaaagaggcaggtagagagaaagagagagagaatgggtgcagcaggtcCTAtaagtgctgcaaatgaactccagatgcatttgccaccttgtgcatatgacctacgtgggtcctggggagtcgaacctagttcttaaggctccacaggcaagcacctttacagttgggttttcttatataaaatattttatttatttgagagagaggcagatacagaatgggtgccccaggggctctacccactgcaaacaactccatgagtactggggaattgagtttgggtctttgcaggcaggcaccttaactgctaagccatctccagctttggtgtgtgtgtgtgtgtgttgacagaTGCTTTTGACACTTTAAAGTTAAGTGAGGAGACTTGAATAAGTGGGTCCTAAGGATCTGTTCGTATGGATTATGTACAGTAAGTTTTGCCACTTTGGGGGCTTCAGAGATCAGGTGACCTGCTCTGAAGTCAAACATAGTGAATGAGGTTGCACTGTGGGAACATGGACTCAGTCAACATCCTACATGATACAGGGCTTGCCTGCCCAATGGCAATTTTTAGAAACGGTGTCAGATCACAGTATACTATGGTAGATGATGCTGGGGTGGTGTGAGGCACTGGTCCACTGGTTTTGCTTGTCTGTTCAGTAAAGGGCCCTCGAAGCACACCCTAGAGGTATCCCATCTTCCCTGCaggtgtggtggctggagggggCCGAATTGACAAACCCATCTTAAAGGCTGGCAGAGCCTACCACAAGTACAAGGCAAAGAGGAACTGCTGGCCACGAGTAAGGGGTGTGGCCATGAATGTAAGTAGCTCAGAAGTGAGTGGGTCAAGTATTGAAGGTACAGTGGCCATATGGCTGCATCAGAACAAGTTCCTTAACACCATCTTTCTCTCTCGTCTTTATAGCCTGTGGAGCATCCCTTCGGAGGTGGTAACCACCAACATATAGGGAAACCCTCTACCATCCGCAGAGATGCCCCTGCTGGACGAAAAGTTGGTCTTATTGCTGCCCGCCGCACTGGGCGACTACGTGGAACCAAGACTGTGCAGGAGAAAGAGAACTAGGACTGAGGGACTCAATAAAGTTTGTCCTTTGGCTAATAAGTGCATAGTTGTGGTTTCATGAAGTTCCTTGATGCAAGAAAGTCAAAGATAGAACTAGTGAATGAAGGTGTCTAGGGCTAGTAATTTGGGCCCAGCGGGACCAAAAACATCCATTCTAGGCCTGCCACTTAGGAGGGTGTGGCTTGGTCCTAAAGCCTTGAGTTAGGTGAACAATTCCCACTCAGCTTGGTCTGTGAACCCACTGTCCaggttgacttttttttgttttgaggccgCTGACCTCTCAGACTTTTTGATAATCCCCTctttgtcttctgagtgctaagattatagtgTACCACATGCAGAGATGGGAGATTGTATACCctacacctggaattcactatgtggtttcatggtggccttgaactcaacagtgatcctcttcccgagtgctgggattaaaggcctgcactaccatgactggcattaaatatgtatttttttagggctggagagatggcttagtggttacagcacttgcctgcaacccaaaggacccaggtactgttccctaggacccacataaggcagatgcacaaggtggcacatgtatctggagtttgtttgcatctgttggaggctctggcttgcccattctctatctgtccccctcTTAAAAATTTAGACATACATGtttttatttgaagcagagaacagaaatgggtgcactaggatctctactacaaatgaactgacAGCTGTGCCActttacatccagctttacagggttactggggaaatgaacctgggtgatcagactttgcaggcaagtgtcttagctgctgagccatctcccttgaccccccccctcccattttttcccccccccctgaggtagggtttcactctagtctgacctggaattcactctattctcagggtggcctcgaactcaaaaggatgctcctacctctgcctcccaagtgctgggattaaaggcatgcaccaccatgcttggctatctCCTTTCCTTTTGTTGGTTCTGAAGCAGGCTTTCATTGTCCTGGGCTGATcaggaactcattctatagcctaggctggtcttgaacctcaACCTTCAACCTCAGTCCCCTAAATGCTGGGCTTAAAATTGTCTTCACACCTGACCAGGGCCCTCTTGGTCTCCATAAATTTTTCTGAACTTTGGATATAGGGAGAACAGTGACACACTGTTCTTTTTGGGGCAAATGAGTTTGTACTGTTGGCCAAGAGACACACCATCAGGCCACTCTCTTCTAGTTACATGGACATGGTCCCATTTGCAATGGCCAGGGATCAGGGCAGTGTGttaaaaaattccaaaatgaCCTGCCTAATGAGCATCCTCCTTGAGGAAGGCTGGGGTTTCTGCAGCCCACTTCGAGCCTcagaatattttaagaagaatTGCTGTACTCTTAACCAATCCTAGTGATGGCCTCTATTCTGAGGCCTTGTCATCGTCCCAATAGGGTGCCCAAATCCAGATAGGGTTACTAGGACACCAGCAGAGCCGGAGGAGGCATCAGGACAGGTTGCTTGCCTCTGTAGACCTTGGTCTGAGGTCAGTTCCTCATTCTGATTGTCAGAGGGAAAGGGGGTAAGTTCTCCCATGCCACATAGGGACCCTACTTGTCACCTCTGACATTGAGCCTGGCACTGACCAAGGTCGTCCCTGACACTGACTGCCCCCTATCTGGATTCCCTGAGTGGTCCCCACCCCCTGTTGCAGAGTCCCATGGCTGACTCCATCCCCCAACCTACCTTAACCATCATTGTTTCTGGGGACACTTAACACCATTCCCTACCAACCCCACCCCAGTCCCTGTTCATCCCCAACATTGGGGTGGTTCCTTCCTGCTTGCCCTAGGATCTAGAGTGCTTCCATTTCAGGTATCATGAACATTCAACCAGAATCCACTGACTGCTCCaccccccaccctccacccccGCCTTCACTGAGGTGACCTGGTTCAGCTTCTGCATTCTGGTATGTCCCCCACCCCTTCTTTGTGACCCAAAGAAGCCGTCACCCACTCCCCCTCTTTCCTGTCAATTTACAGGAAGCTTGATTCGCTTAAATTCTATTTGCCTGCACACCTCCATCTTGTCCTACATCTTGTCTTTAGCAGTCAGAACACCAGAAATACTTCTCTGGCATGCCTTCTATACAGTTAGCCCTATTTTCTATTCTGGTTGTCCAAAGtctttctggaatttttttgttgttgctaattGTTATTGGGATCTTCTGTATGTGAATATATTGCAAATTGGTGTGTTCTTGTATCCGCTTATGTGCCCTTTACCACTTGTCCAAGGCTTTTCCCCTTGAGCCTACTTAAAAAACTTTTAgtcctctttgctttcttttttaattttaatttttatttctttctttttttccagacaGGTTATCATGTTGTCTAGGTTGGCCACAAACTTGCTACATAGCTGAGGGTCACCTTGAACTCTTAATTCTACTCCCTCCAGACCTTCCTAGTAGTAGGATTACAGGCAAATGCCACTACGCCTAATTTGATTCTCATTTTCCAATGTTTGAAACACAATTTATTACATTATACTGTGGCTTTAATACATATTAAAAGTAGGTTTTTCTAGAAAAGATTTGCTTCAGGATCTGGACAGACATGGCTACCACACAAGACTTTCTTGGTGTTCTTTTTATTGCCCttgttgttttgaagcagggatttactctagctaaggctgaccgggaactctcagtgattctctacctctgcctcctgagctttgggataaagacatgtgccaccaagttcAGTTACTATGGATATATTCTAtgtctaacattttattttatttcttgtttatttgagagctacagagagagagagagaaaatgggtgtgccaggacctccagtcacagcaaaagaactccagatgcatgcgccatcttgtacatctggctaacatggttcctggggaattgagccttgaaccagagcccttcacaggcaagcagttaaccgctaagccatctctccaggcccttgttttgtttcaggtttttgaggaaggggctcactctggctcaggctgacctggaattaactatgtagtctcagggtagctttgaactcatagcagtactcctatctctgcctcctgagtgctagggttaaaggcatgcatcaccatgcccagctatgtctAACAATTCAACCTGTAACTTTGAATGTATCCTTGACATTGATgtgtttttttcttgtctttgatctttttttaaaatttttattagcatcttccataattataaaaaaaaaatcccatggtaattcccgccctccccctgcccactttcccctttgaaattccattctccatcatattacctccccatttcaatcattgtatttacatatatacaatatcaacctattaagtaccctcttccctacctttctcttcactttatgtctcctttttaacttactggcctctgctactatgtatttgcattctcatgcagaagcccaatcatctgtagctaggatccacatatgagagagaatatgtggtgcgtggctttctgggtctgggtaacctcacttagtataatcctttccagatccatccatttttctgcaaatttcataacttcatttttctctaccgctgagtagaactccattatataaatgtgccacatcttcattatccactcatcagttgagggacatctagaccggttccatttcccagctattctaaattgagcagcaataaacatggttgagcacatacttctaaggaaatgagataattccttcggatatatgcctaggagtgctatagctgggtcatatggtagatcaatctttagctattttaggaacctccacactgatttccacaatggctggaccagattgcactcccaccagcagtgtagaagggttcctctttttccacatccccgccaacatttatgatcatttgttttcatgatggtggccaatctgacaggagtgagatggaatctcaatgtaattttaatctgcatttccttgatgactagtgatgtaggacatttttttagatgcttatatgccattcgtatttcttcctttgagaactctctatttagctccatagcccattttttgattgacttgtttgattccttattatttaactttttgagttctttgtataccctagatattaatcctctatcagatatatagctggcaaagaatttttcccattctgtagattgcctctttgatttattcactgtgtcctttgcagtgcaaaatccttgtaatttcatgaggtcccagtgattaatctgtggttttattgcctgagcaattggggttgttttcagaaagtctttgccaagaccaatatgttgaagggtttcccctactttgtcctctagcagtttcagtttcaggtctgatgttaaggtctttaatccatttggatttaattcttgtgcatggcgagagagaagaatctattttcatccttctaaagatatataaacagatttcccaacaccatttgctgaagagtcttttctccaatgagtatttttggcatttttatggaatatcaggtggctatagctacctggagttacgtctgggtcctctattctgttccactgatctacatgtctgtttttgtgccagtaccatgctataaAATATCTTTCTTATATCTGAGGTcaatttgttctatgatctcatttaatgcAGATATGGGCCCTCCCTCTTGTTGTTGAGAGATCCTCCAGTACAGGTTATTCCAGCCAGAGGATTCTGGCGTCTGTGCCACCACAATGAATCTTGGGATGCATCTCCATGAAGTGAGGAGAGGTCCTGTCACCCTCTGAGTGGGCTGTGGAAATCCTCGATGTGCCCCTAAAGTGTTATAAATGGCAGACTGCCCCCTTAGTGTCAAACAAGGACACTCAAAAGAAAAGGATGTCTTGAGAAAGAAaatgctggttttttgttttgttttgtttgttctcctgaagtaaggtcttgctctagcccaggctgacctggaattcactatgtagtgccaggctggtctggaactctcagtgatccttctatctcttctatctctgcctcctgagtgctgggattaaaggcatttgccaccatgcctggcttcttttttttagttctttgtgctTTTATTTGACcttctattattttatattttaatatattttatttatttgagagtgaaaggtTGGGGGGGGCataagagagggagtgagagggagagaaagggtgtggcagggcttctaccactgcaaataaactccagaagcatgcatgcctgggctagagtgagaccctacctcaacacccccccaaaaaaaataatgtcttaATTGTATGCTCTAACATTGTAAGTCTCTTTTATCTACAGCATGGAAACCTTAAACAAAGAAGTTGTGAAAAGGTAGAGAACCTCAACATAGTCAGTGTTTGGGCCTCTTTATTCTAGCACTGAGATCTTTAAGTGCATTTTAcactgtgagatggtcatgagtctatggaggtcaggggtgaaatgtggtggctTAAAtgtaaatgtctcccatagcctaaGTGTTTGTGTTATGTTTCCTACTTCTCAGTAGGTGCAGCCCTGCTGGACAAGATGTGTTACTGAAGGCAGACATCAGTCTAGCCTGTGATATGTTAAGAGTCAGCTCATACttactgttctctctctgccctggGTGTATGATGAAGCGAGTCAGTTTCCTTTTccgtgatgaagcttccccttgaaagtgTATGCCTGaagtaaactctttcctctcataagctgaaCCTTGTCAAGTGATTTGTCCTAACAATGTGAAGCTGTTACAAAGCTTGTCTCTGCTGTTGAGCTgctttttttagaatattttttatttgagggaaagaggtaaatagagaaagggtgggcacaccagggccatcagctactgcaaacaaactccagacacatgtgccaccttgtgcatctggcttacatgggtcctgaggactcaaatgggggtcctttggctttgcaggcaagtgcctaaactgctaagccatctctcaagcccaagctgCATGTTCCcctctcatttcatttttcattaattCATGGATTTTGCCCTAACATTTGCCATTTATGTGTATGCTCAGTCAGTATCCCAAAAGGATCTCCCTACATGTTTCACTCAAAAAGGACACATCACAAATTGTCTCTTCAATTCTTCCTGAAATTGCTTCAGCCCATACGAGTTAAGGTAATGGCAGCCAGCCTCTATGCTGGCCCTTTCGTGGTCCAAAGCAGAAACCAGCCATCAAGCCACACAACCCCACCACTGAAAACagtatctgggtcctctattctgttccactgatctacatgtctgtttttgtgccagtaccatgctgttttt contains:
- the Rpl8 gene encoding 60S ribosomal protein L8; translation: MGRVIRGQRKGAGSVFRAHVKHRKGAARLRAVDFAERHGYIKGIVKDIIHDPGRGAPLAKVVFRDPYRFKKRTELFIAAEGIHTGQFVYCGKKAQLNIGNVLPVGTMPEGTIVCCLEEKPGDRGKLARASGNYATVISHNPETKKTRVKLPSGSKKVISSANRAVVGVVAGGGRIDKPILKAGRAYHKYKAKRNCWPRVRGVAMNPVEHPFGGGNHQHIGKPSTIRRDAPAGRKVGLIAARRTGRLRGTKTVQEKEN